The Mauremys reevesii isolate NIE-2019 linkage group 13, ASM1616193v1, whole genome shotgun sequence genome contains a region encoding:
- the SALL2 gene encoding sal-like protein 2 isoform X3, with translation MSRRKQRKPQQLISDCDGSTGSENGDTSDEAAPSCPTELAAHRDTCHPNQPPPSSSSANGQDSAGSSSSSSSSSSSEPRPDSPPNMETETGPLAGNPLAPEPLPPPPPPPLALPAAPPHSGHLNIPLILEELRVLQQRQLHQMQMTEEICRQVLLLGSLGQPSTSAPTPEPAPGASHQAKAPLPVFSIKSEPVRTQVSGSPEVPKPTFFHLYHPFPGSARGPKAEPILAPAFPSTGLLAAQCLGAARGLEQATSPGLLRQKNGAGGAEQGLEEKPGGRHKCRFCAKVFGSDSALQIHLRSHTGERPYKCNVCGNRFTTRGNLKVHFHRHREKYPHVQMNPHPVPEHLDYVLTGAGLPYGMSVPPEKAEPGEEAAPPERKGLSATESLTLLSGTAAGGAAAAQTLPVFNKLVLMKAAEGRGKGDENTPPGREAEGARVPLGKLSSWALLANHFKAGSTGFPFPYVLEPLGASPSETSKLQQLVEKIDRQGASPGPGPAAPSASSPPSSSSSGPNQCVICLRVLSCPRALRLHYGQHGGERPFKCKVCGRAFSTRGNLRAHFVGHKASPAARAQNSCPICQKKFTNAVSLQQHVRMHLGGQIPNGALLPEPPAALGEGTRQPEVPAPQRDEEELSEEEEEEEEGSDEDSLDSSTEKAPGGSEGASSPEEEAAPAHAKEEEDAGKLEVPLGSTAWSCSTARRGRCLVPEAPTVPGGAAKLQEFLARDVPTQLVGPLSFWNQYTAFIAGGGLAAKTCRGPPPTATPSSSTAPPVLFGPATAPSKAAPTEAKEKPAGGLPAAGEAAPESQGKAEK, from the exons ggGACACAAGTGACGAGGCAGCCCCGTCCTGCCCCACGGAGCTGGCTGCCCACCGGGACACCTGTCACCCcaaccagccccctccctcctcctcctcagccaacGGGCAAGACAGcgctggctcctcctcctcctcctcctcctcttcctcctcggaGCCCCGGCCCGATAGCCCCCCAAACATGGAGACAGAGACGGGTCCTCTGGCCGGCAACCCCTTGGCCCCAGAGCCGCTCCCTCCTCCGCCACCAccgcccctggctctgccggCTGCTCCCCCCCACTCCGGGCACCTCAACATCCCCCTGATCCTGGAGGAGCTGCGGGTGCTCCAGCAGCGCCAGCTGCACCAGATGCAGATGACGGAGGAGATCTGCCGGCAGGTGTTGTTGCTGGGCTCCCTGGGGCAGCCTTccacctcagcccccaccccagagccagccccaggggCCTCCCACCAGGCCAAGGCCCCCTTGCCTGTCTTCTCCATCAAGTCCGAGCCGGTGAGGACCCAGGTGTCGGGCTCCCCAGAGGTGCCCAAGCCCACCTTCTTCCACCTCTACCACCCTTTCCCTGGCAGCGCCAGAGGCCCCAAAGCGGAGCCCATCCTGGCCCCGGCATTCCCCTCTACGGGACTCCTGGCCGCCCAGTGTCTGGGGGCGGCGCGGGGCCTGGAGCAGGccacctccccagggctgctgcgGCAGAAGAACGGGGCTGGGGGGGCcgagcaggggctggaggagaagccaggggGTCGGCACAAGTGCCGCTTCTGTGCCAAGGTCTTCGGGAGCGACAGTGCCCTGCAGATCCACCTGCGCTCCCACACGGGCGAGCGCCCCTACAAGTGCAACGTCTGCGGCAACCGCTTCACCACCCGGGGGAACCTCAAGGTGCACTTCCACCGGCACCGGGAGAAGTACCCGCATGTCCAGATGAACCCCCACCCGGTCCCCGAGCACCTCGACTACGTGCTGACCGGCGCCGGGCTGCCCTATGGCATGTCGGTGCCGCCCGAGAAGGCCGAGCCAGGCGAGGAAGCGGCGCCCCCCGAGCGCAAGGGGCTGAGTGCCACTGAGAGTCTGACGCTGCTCTCGGGCACTGCGGCCGGGGGCGCAGCCGCCGCTCAGACCCTGCCCGTCTTCAACAAGCTGGTGCTGATGAAAGCGGCcgaggggcggggcaagggggATGAGAACACGCCGCCGGGGAGGGAAGCAGAAGGAGCACGGGTGCCCCTGGGCAAGCTGTCCAGCTGGGCCCTGCTGGCCAACCACTTCAAGGCGGGCAGCACTGGCTTCCCCTTCCCCTACGTGCTGGAGCCGCTGGGAGCCTCCCCCTCGGAGACCTCcaagctgcagcagctggtggaGAAGATCGACCGACAGGGGGCCTCGCCTGGACCTGGCCCGGCAGCTCCCTCGGCCTCCTCGccgccctcctcttcctcctcgggCCCCAACCAGTGCGTGATCTGCCTGCGGGTGCTGAGCTGCCCCCGGGCACTGCGCCTCCACTACGGGCAGCATGGCGGGGAGCGGCCCTTCAAGTGCAAGGTGTGTGGCCGGGCCTTCTCCACCCGGGGCAACCTGCGGGCGCACTTCGTGGGCCACAAGGCCAGCCCGGCTGCCCGAGCCCAGAACTCCTGCCCCATCTGCCAGAAGAAGTTCACCAACGCCGTCAGCCTCCAGCAACACGTCCGCATGCACCTCGGGGGCCAGATCCCCAATGGGGCCCTGCTGcccgagccccctgctgccctgggggagggcaCCCGCCAGCCCGAGGTCCCCGCCCCGCAGAGGGATGAGGAGGAGctgtctgaggaggaggaggaggaggaggaaggcagcGATGAGGACTCACTGGACAGCAGCACGGAGAAGGCCCCGGGGGGCTCAGAGGGGGCATCCAGCCCAGAGGAGGAAGCAGCCCCGGCTCATgccaaggaagaggaggatgcTGGGAAGCTAGAG gttcctctgggcagcacagcGTGGAGCTGCAGCACAGCACGGCGTGGCCGGTGTCTGGTCCCAGAGGCCCCAACAGTACCGGGAGGCGCAGCAAAGCTGCAGGAGTTCCTGGCGCGGGATGTGCCGACGCAGCTGGTGGGGCCCCTGTCCTTCTGGAACCAGTACACGGCCTTCATCGCAGGGGGGGGCCTGGCTGCCAAGACCTGCCGGGGCCCCCCTCCCActgccaccccctcctcctctACTGCACCCCCTGTACTTTTtggcccagccactgccccaagcAAGGCGGCCCCCACTGAAGCCAAGGAGAAGCCGGCAGGAGGacttccagctgcaggggaggctgCCCCAGAGAGCCAAGGCAAGGCGGAGAAGTAG
- the SALL2 gene encoding sal-like protein 2 isoform X1: protein MSRRKQRKPQQLISDCDGSTGSENGDTSDEAAPSCPTELAAHRDTCHPNQPPPSSSSANGQDSAGSSSSSSSSSSSEPRPDSPPNMETETGPLAGNPLAPEPLPPPPPPPLALPAAPPHSGHLNIPLILEELRVLQQRQLHQMQMTEEICRQVLLLGSLGQPSTSAPTPEPAPGASHQAKAPLPVFSIKSEPVRTQVSGSPEVPKPTFFHLYHPFPGSARGPKAEPILAPAFPSTGLLAAQCLGAARGLEQATSPGLLRQKNGAGGAEQGLEEKPGGRHKCRFCAKVFGSDSALQIHLRSHTGERPYKCNVCGNRFTTRGNLKVHFHRHREKYPHVQMNPHPVPEHLDYVLTGAGLPYGMSVPPEKAEPGEEAAPPERKGLSATESLTLLSGTAAGGAAAAQTLPVFNKLVLMKAAEGRGKGDENTPPGREAEGARVPLGKLSSWALLANHFKAGSTGFPFPYVLEPLGASPSETSKLQQLVEKIDRQGASPGPGPAAPSASSPPSSSSSGPNQCVICLRVLSCPRALRLHYGQHGGERPFKCKVCGRAFSTRGNLRAHFVGHKASPAARAQNSCPICQKKFTNAVSLQQHVRMHLGGQIPNGALLPEPPAALGEGTRQPEVPAPQRDEEELSEEEEEEEEGSDEDSLDSSTEKAPGGSEGASSPEEEAAPAHAKEEEDAGKLEVGGAADPSTSPPGGGSPPPAMEGEGDPSTQKAEGGGDRAQEGEEEGAAGAGAEEPRASQAKEGVALACGVCKEGFPDGAALRKHAQAAHHQVPLGSTAWSCSTARRGRCLVPEAPTVPGGAAKLQEFLARDVPTQLVGPLSFWNQYTAFIAGGGLAAKTCRGPPPTATPSSSTAPPVLFGPATAPSKAAPTEAKEKPAGGLPAAGEAAPESQGKAEK from the exons ggGACACAAGTGACGAGGCAGCCCCGTCCTGCCCCACGGAGCTGGCTGCCCACCGGGACACCTGTCACCCcaaccagccccctccctcctcctcctcagccaacGGGCAAGACAGcgctggctcctcctcctcctcctcctcctcttcctcctcggaGCCCCGGCCCGATAGCCCCCCAAACATGGAGACAGAGACGGGTCCTCTGGCCGGCAACCCCTTGGCCCCAGAGCCGCTCCCTCCTCCGCCACCAccgcccctggctctgccggCTGCTCCCCCCCACTCCGGGCACCTCAACATCCCCCTGATCCTGGAGGAGCTGCGGGTGCTCCAGCAGCGCCAGCTGCACCAGATGCAGATGACGGAGGAGATCTGCCGGCAGGTGTTGTTGCTGGGCTCCCTGGGGCAGCCTTccacctcagcccccaccccagagccagccccaggggCCTCCCACCAGGCCAAGGCCCCCTTGCCTGTCTTCTCCATCAAGTCCGAGCCGGTGAGGACCCAGGTGTCGGGCTCCCCAGAGGTGCCCAAGCCCACCTTCTTCCACCTCTACCACCCTTTCCCTGGCAGCGCCAGAGGCCCCAAAGCGGAGCCCATCCTGGCCCCGGCATTCCCCTCTACGGGACTCCTGGCCGCCCAGTGTCTGGGGGCGGCGCGGGGCCTGGAGCAGGccacctccccagggctgctgcgGCAGAAGAACGGGGCTGGGGGGGCcgagcaggggctggaggagaagccaggggGTCGGCACAAGTGCCGCTTCTGTGCCAAGGTCTTCGGGAGCGACAGTGCCCTGCAGATCCACCTGCGCTCCCACACGGGCGAGCGCCCCTACAAGTGCAACGTCTGCGGCAACCGCTTCACCACCCGGGGGAACCTCAAGGTGCACTTCCACCGGCACCGGGAGAAGTACCCGCATGTCCAGATGAACCCCCACCCGGTCCCCGAGCACCTCGACTACGTGCTGACCGGCGCCGGGCTGCCCTATGGCATGTCGGTGCCGCCCGAGAAGGCCGAGCCAGGCGAGGAAGCGGCGCCCCCCGAGCGCAAGGGGCTGAGTGCCACTGAGAGTCTGACGCTGCTCTCGGGCACTGCGGCCGGGGGCGCAGCCGCCGCTCAGACCCTGCCCGTCTTCAACAAGCTGGTGCTGATGAAAGCGGCcgaggggcggggcaagggggATGAGAACACGCCGCCGGGGAGGGAAGCAGAAGGAGCACGGGTGCCCCTGGGCAAGCTGTCCAGCTGGGCCCTGCTGGCCAACCACTTCAAGGCGGGCAGCACTGGCTTCCCCTTCCCCTACGTGCTGGAGCCGCTGGGAGCCTCCCCCTCGGAGACCTCcaagctgcagcagctggtggaGAAGATCGACCGACAGGGGGCCTCGCCTGGACCTGGCCCGGCAGCTCCCTCGGCCTCCTCGccgccctcctcttcctcctcgggCCCCAACCAGTGCGTGATCTGCCTGCGGGTGCTGAGCTGCCCCCGGGCACTGCGCCTCCACTACGGGCAGCATGGCGGGGAGCGGCCCTTCAAGTGCAAGGTGTGTGGCCGGGCCTTCTCCACCCGGGGCAACCTGCGGGCGCACTTCGTGGGCCACAAGGCCAGCCCGGCTGCCCGAGCCCAGAACTCCTGCCCCATCTGCCAGAAGAAGTTCACCAACGCCGTCAGCCTCCAGCAACACGTCCGCATGCACCTCGGGGGCCAGATCCCCAATGGGGCCCTGCTGcccgagccccctgctgccctgggggagggcaCCCGCCAGCCCGAGGTCCCCGCCCCGCAGAGGGATGAGGAGGAGctgtctgaggaggaggaggaggaggaggaaggcagcGATGAGGACTCACTGGACAGCAGCACGGAGAAGGCCCCGGGGGGCTCAGAGGGGGCATCCAGCCCAGAGGAGGAAGCAGCCCCGGCTCATgccaaggaagaggaggatgcTGGGAAGCTAGAGGTGGGGGGAGCAGCCGATCCCAGCACCTCGCCTCCTGGGGGAGGGAGCCCCCCACCTGCCATGGAGGGAGAAGGGGACCCCAGCACCCAGaaggcagagggaggaggagacagagcacaggagggagaggaggagggggcagcaggggctggagccgaGGAGCCACGGGCCAGCCAGGCCAAAGAGGGGGTGGCGCTGGCCTGTGGGGTCTGCAAGGAGGGATTCCCCGATGGGGCAGCACTGCGTAAGCACGCCCAGGCAGCCCACCACCAG gttcctctgggcagcacagcGTGGAGCTGCAGCACAGCACGGCGTGGCCGGTGTCTGGTCCCAGAGGCCCCAACAGTACCGGGAGGCGCAGCAAAGCTGCAGGAGTTCCTGGCGCGGGATGTGCCGACGCAGCTGGTGGGGCCCCTGTCCTTCTGGAACCAGTACACGGCCTTCATCGCAGGGGGGGGCCTGGCTGCCAAGACCTGCCGGGGCCCCCCTCCCActgccaccccctcctcctctACTGCACCCCCTGTACTTTTtggcccagccactgccccaagcAAGGCGGCCCCCACTGAAGCCAAGGAGAAGCCGGCAGGAGGacttccagctgcaggggaggctgCCCCAGAGAGCCAAGGCAAGGCGGAGAAGTAG
- the SALL2 gene encoding sal-like protein 2 isoform X2, whose amino-acid sequence MAEPAGDTSDEAAPSCPTELAAHRDTCHPNQPPPSSSSANGQDSAGSSSSSSSSSSSEPRPDSPPNMETETGPLAGNPLAPEPLPPPPPPPLALPAAPPHSGHLNIPLILEELRVLQQRQLHQMQMTEEICRQVLLLGSLGQPSTSAPTPEPAPGASHQAKAPLPVFSIKSEPVRTQVSGSPEVPKPTFFHLYHPFPGSARGPKAEPILAPAFPSTGLLAAQCLGAARGLEQATSPGLLRQKNGAGGAEQGLEEKPGGRHKCRFCAKVFGSDSALQIHLRSHTGERPYKCNVCGNRFTTRGNLKVHFHRHREKYPHVQMNPHPVPEHLDYVLTGAGLPYGMSVPPEKAEPGEEAAPPERKGLSATESLTLLSGTAAGGAAAAQTLPVFNKLVLMKAAEGRGKGDENTPPGREAEGARVPLGKLSSWALLANHFKAGSTGFPFPYVLEPLGASPSETSKLQQLVEKIDRQGASPGPGPAAPSASSPPSSSSSGPNQCVICLRVLSCPRALRLHYGQHGGERPFKCKVCGRAFSTRGNLRAHFVGHKASPAARAQNSCPICQKKFTNAVSLQQHVRMHLGGQIPNGALLPEPPAALGEGTRQPEVPAPQRDEEELSEEEEEEEEGSDEDSLDSSTEKAPGGSEGASSPEEEAAPAHAKEEEDAGKLEVGGAADPSTSPPGGGSPPPAMEGEGDPSTQKAEGGGDRAQEGEEEGAAGAGAEEPRASQAKEGVALACGVCKEGFPDGAALRKHAQAAHHQVPLGSTAWSCSTARRGRCLVPEAPTVPGGAAKLQEFLARDVPTQLVGPLSFWNQYTAFIAGGGLAAKTCRGPPPTATPSSSTAPPVLFGPATAPSKAAPTEAKEKPAGGLPAAGEAAPESQGKAEK is encoded by the exons ATGGCGGAGCCCGCAG ggGACACAAGTGACGAGGCAGCCCCGTCCTGCCCCACGGAGCTGGCTGCCCACCGGGACACCTGTCACCCcaaccagccccctccctcctcctcctcagccaacGGGCAAGACAGcgctggctcctcctcctcctcctcctcctcttcctcctcggaGCCCCGGCCCGATAGCCCCCCAAACATGGAGACAGAGACGGGTCCTCTGGCCGGCAACCCCTTGGCCCCAGAGCCGCTCCCTCCTCCGCCACCAccgcccctggctctgccggCTGCTCCCCCCCACTCCGGGCACCTCAACATCCCCCTGATCCTGGAGGAGCTGCGGGTGCTCCAGCAGCGCCAGCTGCACCAGATGCAGATGACGGAGGAGATCTGCCGGCAGGTGTTGTTGCTGGGCTCCCTGGGGCAGCCTTccacctcagcccccaccccagagccagccccaggggCCTCCCACCAGGCCAAGGCCCCCTTGCCTGTCTTCTCCATCAAGTCCGAGCCGGTGAGGACCCAGGTGTCGGGCTCCCCAGAGGTGCCCAAGCCCACCTTCTTCCACCTCTACCACCCTTTCCCTGGCAGCGCCAGAGGCCCCAAAGCGGAGCCCATCCTGGCCCCGGCATTCCCCTCTACGGGACTCCTGGCCGCCCAGTGTCTGGGGGCGGCGCGGGGCCTGGAGCAGGccacctccccagggctgctgcgGCAGAAGAACGGGGCTGGGGGGGCcgagcaggggctggaggagaagccaggggGTCGGCACAAGTGCCGCTTCTGTGCCAAGGTCTTCGGGAGCGACAGTGCCCTGCAGATCCACCTGCGCTCCCACACGGGCGAGCGCCCCTACAAGTGCAACGTCTGCGGCAACCGCTTCACCACCCGGGGGAACCTCAAGGTGCACTTCCACCGGCACCGGGAGAAGTACCCGCATGTCCAGATGAACCCCCACCCGGTCCCCGAGCACCTCGACTACGTGCTGACCGGCGCCGGGCTGCCCTATGGCATGTCGGTGCCGCCCGAGAAGGCCGAGCCAGGCGAGGAAGCGGCGCCCCCCGAGCGCAAGGGGCTGAGTGCCACTGAGAGTCTGACGCTGCTCTCGGGCACTGCGGCCGGGGGCGCAGCCGCCGCTCAGACCCTGCCCGTCTTCAACAAGCTGGTGCTGATGAAAGCGGCcgaggggcggggcaagggggATGAGAACACGCCGCCGGGGAGGGAAGCAGAAGGAGCACGGGTGCCCCTGGGCAAGCTGTCCAGCTGGGCCCTGCTGGCCAACCACTTCAAGGCGGGCAGCACTGGCTTCCCCTTCCCCTACGTGCTGGAGCCGCTGGGAGCCTCCCCCTCGGAGACCTCcaagctgcagcagctggtggaGAAGATCGACCGACAGGGGGCCTCGCCTGGACCTGGCCCGGCAGCTCCCTCGGCCTCCTCGccgccctcctcttcctcctcgggCCCCAACCAGTGCGTGATCTGCCTGCGGGTGCTGAGCTGCCCCCGGGCACTGCGCCTCCACTACGGGCAGCATGGCGGGGAGCGGCCCTTCAAGTGCAAGGTGTGTGGCCGGGCCTTCTCCACCCGGGGCAACCTGCGGGCGCACTTCGTGGGCCACAAGGCCAGCCCGGCTGCCCGAGCCCAGAACTCCTGCCCCATCTGCCAGAAGAAGTTCACCAACGCCGTCAGCCTCCAGCAACACGTCCGCATGCACCTCGGGGGCCAGATCCCCAATGGGGCCCTGCTGcccgagccccctgctgccctgggggagggcaCCCGCCAGCCCGAGGTCCCCGCCCCGCAGAGGGATGAGGAGGAGctgtctgaggaggaggaggaggaggaggaaggcagcGATGAGGACTCACTGGACAGCAGCACGGAGAAGGCCCCGGGGGGCTCAGAGGGGGCATCCAGCCCAGAGGAGGAAGCAGCCCCGGCTCATgccaaggaagaggaggatgcTGGGAAGCTAGAGGTGGGGGGAGCAGCCGATCCCAGCACCTCGCCTCCTGGGGGAGGGAGCCCCCCACCTGCCATGGAGGGAGAAGGGGACCCCAGCACCCAGaaggcagagggaggaggagacagagcacaggagggagaggaggagggggcagcaggggctggagccgaGGAGCCACGGGCCAGCCAGGCCAAAGAGGGGGTGGCGCTGGCCTGTGGGGTCTGCAAGGAGGGATTCCCCGATGGGGCAGCACTGCGTAAGCACGCCCAGGCAGCCCACCACCAG gttcctctgggcagcacagcGTGGAGCTGCAGCACAGCACGGCGTGGCCGGTGTCTGGTCCCAGAGGCCCCAACAGTACCGGGAGGCGCAGCAAAGCTGCAGGAGTTCCTGGCGCGGGATGTGCCGACGCAGCTGGTGGGGCCCCTGTCCTTCTGGAACCAGTACACGGCCTTCATCGCAGGGGGGGGCCTGGCTGCCAAGACCTGCCGGGGCCCCCCTCCCActgccaccccctcctcctctACTGCACCCCCTGTACTTTTtggcccagccactgccccaagcAAGGCGGCCCCCACTGAAGCCAAGGAGAAGCCGGCAGGAGGacttccagctgcaggggaggctgCCCCAGAGAGCCAAGGCAAGGCGGAGAAGTAG